Proteins encoded by one window of Zerene cesonia ecotype Mississippi chromosome 8, Zerene_cesonia_1.1, whole genome shotgun sequence:
- the LOC119828688 gene encoding G protein-activated inward rectifier potassium channel 4-like, translating into MGEKSGPAMNTHEGYTPPIVPGIYRPKNRVPACDTVPRKYTRAVFKNGQLNIETKTNRQIRLFSNYIVALVETRWRWTLLNYFTAYLSVWLFFGTVYWIISYNHGDFILEHLPPNQNTSNFTPCVKNLYGFTSAFLFSIEIHTTVAYGKRAITLECPQTITAMCLQCIVSSIFQAIMVGILFAKLTRPRGRTQTILFSRHAVINLRNDKFCLIFRVGDMRKSRILNIKTQAYVIRFKTEEKEIEISDQIELNVVIDECESTFFLWPVTVVHFIDENSPFYRLSAADLLCSKIEILVVFEGIIESTGQSVQARSSFTEYDIFWGHRFSTMVGYDTARMMYNVDFSKLSEIQQVDTPLCSACEYSCLLSILPDTPLESIGSCEFNEWT; encoded by the exons ATGGGCGAAAAAAGTGGACCAGCAATGAATACACATGAAGGGTACACGCCCCCCATAGTGCCGGGGATTTATCGTCCAAAAAACA GGGTACCAGCCTGCGATACAGTGCCACGAAAGTACACGCGGGCAGTGTTCAAAAATGGCCAACTAAACATAGAAACAAAAACCAATAGACAGATCCGGCTCTTTTCTAATTACATCGTAGCCCTCGTCGAGACACGTTGGAGATGGACGCTCCTCAATTACTTCACAGCTTACCTCTCCGTTTGGCTCTTCTTCGGCACCGTGTATTGGATAATCTCCTACAACCACGGCGATTTCATCCTCGAGCATCTCCCACCCAACCAGAATACCTCAAATTTTACTCCGTGCGTCAAAAATCTTTACGGATTCACGTCAGCGTTTCTATTCAGCATCGAAATTCATACAACTGTCGCATATGGAAAGCGAGCAATCACCCTCGAATGTCCTCAGACAATAACAGCGATGTGCTTACAGTGCATTGTCAGCTCGATATTCCAGGCAATCATGGTTGGCATACTTTTTGCGAAGTTGACCCGTCCGCGAGGCAGAACTCAGACAATATTATTTAGCAGACATGCGGTTATAAATCTCAGGAACGACAAATTCTGCCTCATTTTCAGAGTCGGAGATATGAGGAAATCTAGGATACTTAATATAAAGACTCAAGCTTACGTAATAAGATTCAAAACggaagaaaaagaaattgaaatatcagATCAGATAGAACTGAACGTTGTTATCGATGAGTGCGAATCGACGTTCTTCCTGTGGCCTGTTACTGTTGTACATTTCATAGATGAAAATAGTCCATTCTACAGGCTATCAGCTGCTGATTTGTTGTGCAGTAAAATAGAGATACTGGTAGTTTTCGAGGGGATAATCGAATCGACAGGTCAATCTGTACAGGCGAGGTCGAGTTTTACGGAGTATGATATATTTTGGGGTCACCGATTCTCGACGATGGTAGGTTATGATACTGCGCGGATGATGTATAATGTGGATTTTTCTAAACTATCAGAGATTCAACAGGTGGATACACCTTTGTGTTCCGCGTGTGAATACAGCTGTCTGTTATCGATCCTGCCTGACACACCGTTAGAATCCATTGGGTCGTGTGAATTTAATGAATGGACATGA